From one Holophagales bacterium genomic stretch:
- a CDS encoding DinB family protein — MSSRTNGIATSLLPEFDLEMANTRKVLERVPEADFAWRPHAKSFSMGELAGHVASIPGWMTSTLVDDAFDVSPGGVPASFPKAATVKEAVAMFDEGVPAARAALEAASDAAFLESWSLLASGEPLFTMPRVAVVRSFVMNHLIHHRAQLCVYLRLKDVPVPALYGPSADEQG, encoded by the coding sequence ATGAGCAGCCGAACGAACGGCATCGCCACGTCTCTTCTCCCGGAGTTCGACCTCGAGATGGCCAACACCCGCAAGGTGCTCGAGCGGGTCCCCGAGGCCGATTTCGCCTGGAGGCCCCACGCGAAGTCGTTTTCGATGGGCGAGCTCGCCGGGCACGTCGCCAGCATCCCGGGGTGGATGACCTCGACCCTCGTGGACGACGCGTTCGACGTCAGTCCCGGCGGCGTGCCGGCTTCGTTTCCGAAAGCCGCTACTGTGAAGGAGGCCGTCGCGATGTTCGACGAGGGGGTCCCGGCGGCGCGGGCCGCTCTGGAGGCGGCCAGCGACGCCGCGTTCCTGGAGAGCTGGTCTCTTCTCGCGAGCGGCGAGCCCCTCTTCACGATGCCGCGCGTCGCGGTCGTGAGGAGCTTCGTGATGAACCACCTGATCCACCACCGGGCGCAGCTCTGCGTCTACCTTCGCCTGAAGGACGTTCCCGTTCCGGCTCTCTACGGCCCCTCGGCGGACGAGCAGGGCTGA
- a CDS encoding FAD:protein FMN transferase: MDALAHYETCFSLMGGRAVVEFVDARGRANAARIARLAEGEALRIERKFSRYRDGSVLSEINRNAGRTPVAVDEETDALVAAALDLSARTEGRFDPTVGVLRGAWDFRSGRVPSREEVDALRPLVDASLVSRRDGTVFLRREGMELDLGGIGKEYAADRVARILLEQGICAAVVNFSGDVRTVGRRLDRHPWKIGVRDPRDPRRIRFSVRPMAGAGVATSGDYERSFVKDGTRYHHILDARTGWPARGVASATVVAGSADTAGRFASAAFLLGVEKGLALLESTKGLEGALIAEDGAIHATRGMKYMSDLPGSALPDSPYF, encoded by the coding sequence GTGGACGCCCTCGCCCACTACGAAACGTGTTTTTCCCTGATGGGCGGACGCGCGGTCGTCGAGTTCGTCGATGCACGGGGGCGCGCGAACGCCGCGCGCATCGCCCGGCTCGCGGAGGGAGAGGCGCTCCGGATCGAGCGGAAGTTCTCGCGTTACCGCGACGGGAGCGTCCTCTCCGAGATCAACCGCAACGCCGGCCGGACGCCCGTGGCCGTCGACGAGGAGACGGACGCCCTCGTGGCGGCGGCCCTCGACCTCTCTGCGCGGACCGAAGGCCGGTTCGACCCGACGGTCGGCGTCCTGCGCGGCGCCTGGGACTTCCGGAGCGGCCGGGTCCCTTCGCGCGAAGAGGTCGACGCCCTCCGTCCCCTCGTCGACGCTTCCCTGGTCTCGCGACGGGACGGGACCGTCTTCCTCCGGAGAGAGGGGATGGAGCTGGACCTCGGCGGCATCGGGAAGGAGTACGCGGCCGACCGGGTCGCACGCATCCTTCTGGAGCAGGGAATCTGCGCCGCCGTCGTGAACTTCTCCGGCGACGTGCGGACCGTCGGGCGGCGGCTCGACCGCCACCCCTGGAAGATCGGGGTGCGCGACCCGCGCGACCCGCGCCGCATCCGGTTCTCCGTCCGCCCGATGGCCGGAGCCGGCGTCGCAACCTCCGGGGACTACGAGCGGAGCTTCGTGAAGGACGGAACGCGCTACCACCACATCCTCGATGCGAGGACCGGCTGGCCCGCGCGGGGCGTGGCGTCCGCCACCGTCGTCGCGGGATCGGCCGACACCGCCGGGCGCTTCGCGAGCGCGGCCTTCCTCCTCGGTGTGGAGAAGGGCCTCGCCCTCCTCGAGAGCACGAAGGGGCTGGAGGGGGCGCTCATCGCCGAGGACGGGGCGATCCACGCGACGCGCGGGATGAAGTACATGTCGGACCTGCCCGGCAGCGCCCTCCCCGACAGTCCGTACTTCTGA
- a CDS encoding DUF3570 domain-containing protein, which translates to MAATDRASRRRERRARRPLRNLSCVAAGFGALAAREAAGQSTLDARFLFYKESDGRNQVLNPVIFYKPDLGLGNGELDVQLGYDTISGASPTGGYPSADQTTSASGWTSTTKNFPQAEYDDSRASGSLAYRRKFGAHMPSIDVSFSKENDYEAKSLGLSDSWTMAGGRGTLHYGASISRDVVTPVTNDDRFTKDTNGFALGWTWVLGERDLLDVSASLMLQSGYLDDPYKVVPIGTIDDNVTVPEMRPDSRQRFALFAKYGHYFLWNGAVKASYRYYRDDWSVEAHTLDVTYDQKLGSRWIVSPRVRLYTQTGASFYGSLFPVPETYMSADSRLSPLGSLLGGLTGSYRVNDALWVNLGGTYQIQEGRDRVTPATSTPGGVGDTKVSAADMTTLTVTAGLSFKF; encoded by the coding sequence GTGGCTGCAACTGACCGCGCTTCCCGCCGGAGGGAACGTCGCGCCCGCCGGCCGCTCCGCAATCTCTCCTGCGTCGCCGCCGGCTTCGGCGCGCTCGCGGCCCGCGAGGCGGCCGGTCAGTCGACACTCGATGCCCGGTTCCTCTTCTACAAGGAGTCGGACGGGCGCAACCAGGTCCTCAACCCGGTCATCTTCTACAAGCCGGATCTCGGGCTCGGCAACGGCGAGCTCGACGTCCAGCTCGGGTACGACACGATCTCCGGTGCATCTCCCACGGGCGGCTACCCCTCGGCCGACCAGACGACCTCCGCCTCCGGATGGACGAGCACGACGAAGAACTTCCCGCAGGCCGAGTACGACGACTCCCGCGCCTCCGGCTCGCTCGCCTACCGCCGCAAGTTCGGTGCGCACATGCCCTCGATCGACGTCTCCTTCTCGAAGGAGAACGACTACGAGGCAAAGAGCCTCGGCCTCTCCGACTCCTGGACGATGGCCGGCGGGCGCGGCACGCTCCACTACGGCGCCTCGATCTCGCGCGACGTCGTCACCCCCGTGACGAACGACGATCGCTTCACGAAGGACACGAACGGCTTCGCCCTCGGCTGGACCTGGGTCCTCGGCGAGAGGGACCTCCTCGACGTCTCCGCCTCGCTGATGCTCCAGTCGGGCTACCTCGACGACCCGTACAAGGTCGTCCCCATCGGGACGATCGACGACAACGTGACGGTTCCCGAGATGCGCCCCGACAGCCGGCAGCGCTTCGCCCTCTTCGCCAAGTACGGTCACTATTTCCTCTGGAACGGGGCCGTGAAGGCGAGCTACCGCTACTACCGCGACGACTGGTCGGTCGAGGCGCACACGCTCGACGTCACCTATGACCAGAAGCTCGGCTCGCGGTGGATCGTCTCCCCCCGCGTGAGGCTCTACACGCAGACCGGCGCGTCGTTCTACGGGAGCCTCTTCCCCGTCCCGGAGACGTACATGTCGGCCGACTCGCGCCTCTCGCCGCTCGGAAGCCTCCTCGGCGGCCTGACGGGGTCCTACCGGGTGAACGATGCGCTCTGGGTCAATCTCGGCGGCACCTACCAGATCCAGGAAGGGCGCGACCGGGTGACACCCGCGACCTCCACCCCCGGCGGCGTGGGGGACACGAAGGTCTCGGCCGCCGACATGACGACCCTCACCGTCACGGCCGGGTTGAGCTTCAAGTTCTGA
- a CDS encoding redoxin family protein: MTRWLLPLCLSAVLTASKPASAASPAPEVSARTRSGEPFALSALKGRVVLLDFWAPWCVPCRASFPFLDSLHAKYASQGLTVVGLTLEEREKAIAAFLEAVPVRFPVVVDATGRAGEAFGVVAMPTTFLIDREGRIAARFEGGDPKVHAKIETAVAALLAGGDVGAGTGVRVPASVEASGRTGGRTGGKVKAWRRGWLADPLMQLDGDPLTKLLKEHIHSSKEAAAGDGGASGGGCGCN, from the coding sequence ATGACGCGATGGCTTCTCCCGCTCTGCCTTTCCGCGGTCCTCACCGCATCGAAACCGGCATCTGCCGCTTCGCCCGCGCCCGAGGTTTCGGCCCGGACCCGAAGCGGCGAGCCGTTCGCGCTTTCGGCTTTGAAGGGCCGGGTCGTCCTTCTCGACTTCTGGGCGCCGTGGTGCGTGCCCTGCCGGGCGAGCTTTCCCTTCCTCGACTCCCTGCACGCAAAGTACGCGTCGCAGGGTCTTACCGTCGTCGGCCTGACGCTCGAGGAGAGGGAGAAGGCGATCGCCGCGTTCCTCGAGGCGGTGCCGGTCCGCTTCCCGGTCGTCGTCGACGCCACCGGACGCGCCGGCGAAGCGTTCGGCGTCGTGGCCATGCCGACGACGTTCCTCATCGACCGCGAGGGTCGCATCGCGGCGCGCTTCGAGGGGGGCGACCCGAAGGTCCACGCGAAGATCGAGACCGCCGTCGCCGCCCTCCTCGCCGGTGGAGACGTCGGCGCCGGGACCGGCGTGCGCGTTCCGGCGAGCGTCGAGGCGAGCGGCAGGACGGGCGGCAGGACGGGCGGCAAGGTGAAGGCGTGGAGGAGAGGCTGGCTCGCCGATCCGCTCATGCAGCTCGACGGCGACCCGCTCACGAAGCTCCTGAAGGAGCACATCCACTCGAGCAAGGAGGCGGCGGCCGGAGACGGCGGCGCCTCGGGAGGCGGCTGTGGCTGCAACTGA
- a CDS encoding rubrerythrin family protein, which yields MAGKMAGTKTEKNLKEAFAGESMARNKYTFFAGEARKAGLLEIANVFETTANEEKEHANRMFKYLDMLAATDANLETCIAGENMEWTDMYVRMAKEAEEEGFVPVARFFTQLAEVEKHHEMRFRKCLEELKSGTVFKKGKEVYWYCTNCGHIEKGLEAPKVCSVCAHPQSYFRAMLEGEV from the coding sequence ATGGCCGGAAAGATGGCAGGAACGAAGACCGAGAAGAACCTGAAGGAGGCCTTTGCGGGCGAGTCGATGGCCCGCAACAAGTACACCTTCTTCGCGGGCGAGGCGCGCAAGGCCGGGCTGCTCGAGATCGCGAACGTCTTCGAGACGACGGCGAACGAGGAGAAGGAGCACGCCAATCGGATGTTCAAGTACCTCGACATGCTCGCCGCGACCGACGCGAACCTCGAGACGTGCATCGCGGGCGAGAACATGGAGTGGACCGACATGTACGTGAGGATGGCGAAGGAGGCCGAGGAGGAGGGGTTCGTCCCCGTCGCCCGCTTCTTCACGCAGCTCGCCGAGGTCGAGAAGCACCACGAGATGCGCTTCCGAAAGTGCCTCGAGGAGCTGAAGTCCGGGACCGTGTTCAAGAAGGGGAAAGAGGTCTACTGGTACTGCACGAACTGCGGGCACATCGAGAAGGGGCTGGAGGCGCCGAAGGTCTGCTCGGTCTGCGCGCACCCGCAGTCGTACTTCCGGGCGATGCTGGAAGGAGAGGTCTGA
- a CDS encoding nucleotidyltransferase family protein: MTGTPFTTEEVEALLGDAGVALLAEACVRSIALGDVTPLREALPASAGKGSDAPPLRKAAFAAAIQGLSPRLARLPDAAGLPGPLAGHLALEAVRCAERGHRIVERLAEVLSLLWAEGIDVVPLKGAALLLRGEAAPSLRPMGDLDLLIADPARVPDAAAILARRTPYRPLLDTPRHLVLAEEDERVPSPAGEHPGNPLRIELHRSFRLPVLGVVLDATRELTADAVEVPVGFRVPSEAAMLRHLWHHAAEDFAAKGLRGIQAVDFLDRARAGGPLCADAPAPDAHAAAPLLYAADGLERLFPGTFEAASLARLAARVPAHLRARAATLPVLRHARPARGFSRVALSLAPGRSERARLLFRSAFPTLGEVKANVAPEAEGFALKLAWLKVLARRAGGFVH; this comes from the coding sequence GTGACCGGAACGCCGTTCACGACGGAGGAGGTCGAGGCGCTCCTCGGCGACGCCGGGGTCGCGCTTCTCGCGGAGGCGTGCGTCCGTTCGATCGCACTTGGCGACGTGACGCCCCTGCGGGAAGCCCTTCCGGCGAGCGCGGGGAAAGGCTCGGATGCGCCGCCTCTGCGCAAGGCCGCGTTCGCCGCGGCGATCCAGGGCCTCTCTCCGCGCCTCGCCCGGCTTCCGGATGCGGCGGGGCTCCCCGGCCCGCTCGCCGGGCACCTCGCCCTCGAGGCGGTGCGGTGCGCGGAGAGGGGCCACCGGATCGTCGAGCGCCTCGCGGAGGTCCTCTCTCTCCTGTGGGCCGAGGGAATCGACGTGGTTCCCCTCAAGGGGGCGGCGCTTCTCCTCCGCGGCGAGGCGGCCCCGAGCCTGCGGCCCATGGGGGACCTCGACCTGCTCATCGCCGACCCCGCCCGGGTTCCCGACGCCGCGGCGATCCTCGCGCGCCGCACCCCGTATCGCCCCCTCCTCGACACGCCCCGCCACCTCGTCCTTGCCGAGGAGGACGAGCGCGTTCCCTCCCCGGCGGGCGAGCACCCCGGCAATCCCCTCCGGATCGAGCTCCACCGCTCGTTCCGCCTGCCGGTCCTCGGCGTCGTCCTCGACGCGACCCGGGAGCTCACGGCCGACGCGGTCGAAGTGCCGGTCGGCTTCCGCGTCCCGTCCGAGGCCGCGATGCTCCGCCATCTCTGGCACCACGCCGCGGAAGACTTTGCTGCGAAGGGGCTGCGCGGCATCCAGGCGGTCGACTTCCTCGACCGGGCGCGCGCGGGCGGGCCTCTCTGCGCAGACGCTCCCGCGCCGGACGCGCACGCGGCCGCGCCGCTCCTCTACGCCGCGGACGGCCTCGAGCGCCTCTTCCCGGGGACCTTCGAGGCGGCCTCCCTCGCGCGCCTCGCGGCCCGCGTGCCGGCGCACCTGCGGGCACGAGCCGCCACGCTTCCCGTTCTCCGCCATGCGCGGCCGGCGCGCGGCTTCTCGCGGGTCGCCCTGTCCCTCGCGCCGGGCCGGAGCGAGCGGGCGCGCCTCCTCTTCAGGAGCGCCTTCCCGACGCTCGGCGAGGTGAAGGCGAACGTGGCGCCGGAAGCGGAGGGCTTCGCGCTGAAGCTCGCCTGGCTCAAGGTCCTGGCGCGCCGGGCGGGCGGCTTCGTCCACTGA
- a CDS encoding glycosyltransferase family 4 protein gives MRIGLVVPGGFDRSGRERVIPALLWLVERLASRHAVVVFTLGQEEHSGEWPLLGAKVVDLGRAARAALPGIGIAARAWHLGRTIRRHGPFDVLHAFWASPCGFLAQAAAPALTPVVVSLAGGELAAVPEIGYGCGLFLRERVKVRLALQRSAAITAASAPIVRSAREAGFTAELVPLGVESAGFVPRAPRAAGEPVRLLHVGSLNRVKDQATLLRSFAIALQSDPALRLDVVGEDTLGGEMQDLAVRLGLAGSVTFHGWLPTDEVRPLLARADLLVVSSRHEAGPVALVEAAACGVPTVGTAVGHVAEGDGIRSVAVPVGDAGALARAIVALVSDEPRRRRLGDAALRWARENDADRTAARFEDLYNRVARPEPGFSGRSRPPGAPGP, from the coding sequence GTGAGGATCGGCCTCGTCGTCCCCGGCGGCTTCGACCGGAGCGGACGGGAACGGGTCATTCCCGCGCTGCTCTGGCTGGTCGAGAGGCTCGCGTCGCGACACGCGGTCGTCGTCTTCACCCTCGGGCAGGAGGAGCATTCCGGGGAGTGGCCGCTTCTCGGCGCGAAGGTCGTCGACCTCGGCCGGGCCGCCCGCGCCGCTCTCCCCGGCATCGGCATCGCCGCCCGGGCGTGGCACCTCGGCCGCACGATCCGCCGGCACGGTCCGTTCGATGTGCTCCACGCCTTCTGGGCGAGCCCCTGCGGCTTCCTCGCGCAGGCCGCCGCGCCGGCCCTCACACCCGTCGTGGTCTCGCTCGCCGGGGGAGAGCTGGCGGCGGTCCCCGAGATCGGCTACGGGTGCGGTCTTTTCCTCAGGGAACGGGTGAAGGTCCGCCTCGCGCTCCAACGCTCGGCCGCGATCACCGCCGCGAGCGCCCCGATCGTCCGGTCCGCGCGGGAGGCAGGGTTCACGGCCGAGCTCGTTCCGCTCGGCGTCGAGTCCGCGGGCTTCGTTCCGCGCGCGCCCCGCGCCGCGGGTGAGCCGGTGCGGCTCCTCCACGTCGGGAGCCTCAACCGCGTCAAGGACCAGGCGACGCTTCTGCGCTCCTTCGCGATCGCCCTCCAGAGCGACCCGGCCCTGAGGCTCGACGTCGTGGGGGAGGACACGCTGGGCGGCGAGATGCAGGACCTCGCGGTGCGGCTCGGCCTCGCCGGCTCCGTGACGTTCCACGGCTGGCTGCCTACGGACGAGGTGCGCCCGCTGCTCGCCAGAGCCGACCTCCTCGTCGTCTCCTCCCGCCACGAGGCAGGTCCCGTCGCGCTCGTCGAGGCCGCGGCCTGCGGTGTGCCGACGGTCGGAACCGCGGTCGGCCACGTCGCGGAGGGGGACGGCATCCGCTCGGTCGCCGTCCCGGTCGGGGATGCCGGCGCGCTCGCCCGCGCGATCGTCGCGCTCGTTTCGGACGAGCCGCGACGCCGGAGGCTGGGAGACGCCGCGCTCCGCTGGGCACGGGAGAACGACGCGGACCGGACGGCCGCCCGGTTCGAGGACCTCTACAACCGCGTCGCGCGACCCGAACCCGGGTTCAGTGGACGAAGCCGCCCGCCCGGCGCGCCAGGACCTTGA
- a CDS encoding B12-binding domain-containing radical SAM protein, translated as MRRTPVLLAQPYFLAHDAKQVRKMKPYPPLATLITASVLRKAGKEVALFDAMLSAGEDEFATVVSATRPAIVGMLEDNFNFLTKMCTTRRREASLRMIRDAKNAGALVAVNGSDAADAPDLYISAGADAVILGETDRTFLEVVERWEHDALADLSDVPGLALPARAVGAFAPAAKTAPRPFVHDLDALPFPAWDLVDQGKYRTAWTGAHGRLSWNVVTTRGCPYRCNWCAKPLYGIRYAQRSPGNVAEEMARLKEAVGPDHVWFADDIFGLSHRWIERFADALAERDAVIPFTMQSRVDLMTPSAVEALRRAGAEEVWMGVESGAQKILDAMDKGTTITQVRDATRLLKAHGIRASWFLQLGYPGEEWAEILATRDLIREERPDDVGVSVAYPLPGTVFYERVRGQLGDKTHWNDSDELAMLFEGTYTGPFYRHVRDLLHDEAVAASAEGDLAETRRRRLDALWREAGSLELAARSGPGPSALSAFGR; from the coding sequence ATGAGAAGAACACCGGTCCTCCTGGCGCAGCCCTACTTCCTGGCGCACGACGCGAAGCAGGTGCGGAAGATGAAACCGTACCCGCCGCTCGCGACCCTCATCACGGCCTCCGTCCTCCGGAAGGCCGGCAAGGAAGTTGCGCTCTTCGACGCGATGCTCTCCGCCGGAGAGGACGAGTTCGCCACGGTCGTCTCTGCGACGCGGCCCGCGATCGTCGGGATGCTGGAGGACAACTTCAACTTCCTCACGAAGATGTGCACGACACGGCGGCGCGAGGCCTCGCTCCGGATGATCCGGGATGCGAAGAACGCCGGGGCCCTCGTCGCCGTCAACGGCTCCGACGCCGCCGACGCACCCGATCTCTACATCAGCGCCGGCGCCGATGCCGTGATCCTCGGGGAGACCGACAGGACGTTCCTCGAGGTGGTCGAGCGGTGGGAGCACGACGCGCTCGCCGACCTCTCGGACGTCCCTGGCCTCGCGCTCCCGGCGCGGGCCGTCGGCGCGTTCGCGCCCGCGGCGAAGACGGCTCCACGACCGTTCGTCCACGACCTCGACGCCCTGCCGTTCCCGGCCTGGGACCTCGTCGACCAGGGGAAGTACCGGACCGCGTGGACGGGGGCGCACGGGCGCCTCTCGTGGAACGTCGTGACGACGCGGGGCTGTCCTTACCGCTGTAACTGGTGCGCCAAGCCGCTCTACGGCATCCGCTACGCCCAGCGCAGCCCCGGGAACGTCGCGGAGGAGATGGCGCGGCTCAAGGAAGCCGTCGGTCCCGACCACGTCTGGTTTGCCGACGACATCTTCGGCCTCTCTCACCGCTGGATCGAGCGCTTCGCCGACGCTCTCGCCGAACGCGACGCCGTGATTCCGTTCACGATGCAGTCCCGGGTCGACCTGATGACTCCCTCGGCCGTCGAGGCACTCCGACGTGCCGGCGCGGAGGAGGTCTGGATGGGGGTCGAGTCAGGAGCGCAGAAGATCCTCGACGCGATGGACAAGGGGACGACGATCACCCAGGTACGCGACGCGACCCGCCTTCTGAAGGCGCACGGCATCCGCGCGTCGTGGTTTCTCCAGCTCGGATACCCTGGCGAGGAGTGGGCCGAGATTCTCGCGACGCGGGACCTCATTCGCGAGGAGCGGCCGGACGACGTCGGCGTGTCGGTCGCCTACCCCCTGCCGGGAACGGTCTTCTACGAGCGCGTTCGCGGCCAGCTCGGGGACAAGACCCACTGGAACGACAGCGACGAGCTGGCGATGCTCTTCGAGGGGACGTACACGGGGCCCTTCTACCGGCACGTCCGGGACCTGCTTCACGACGAGGCCGTCGCGGCGTCCGCCGAAGGGGACCTGGCGGAAACCCGTCGGCGCCGGCTGGATGCGCTCTGGCGCGAAGCCGGGTCGCTCGAGCTGGCGGCCCGGTCCGGCCCGGGCCCGTCGGCTCTTTCCGCCTTCGGCCGCTAA
- a CDS encoding class I SAM-dependent methyltransferase: MSSNASARPEPALPPAVLAFDAMAARFDERFGPWKSVAAQRAAVRRELLASFPAGSSLLELGGGTGEDALYLAERDYRVCLTDGAPAMVERARAKVERAGAGDRVAVERVALEELGAFADSRESSAAPLFEGGYSNFAAFNCVEELREPARALARLLAPRAPLLLVVFGPFSPGEMVVLAARGDVRGAFRRLSRCGVPAKVGGHAFRVAYPSPAAFSRAFEPWFTLRRTVGIGVFVPPSSAEPWISRHPHLLALLERLDRLAGRPLALLGDHVLVALERTGEPI, encoded by the coding sequence GTGAGCTCGAACGCGTCCGCCCGTCCGGAGCCCGCGCTGCCGCCCGCGGTCCTCGCGTTCGACGCGATGGCGGCGCGATTCGACGAGCGCTTCGGGCCGTGGAAGAGCGTGGCCGCGCAAAGGGCCGCGGTGAGGCGGGAGCTTCTCGCGTCGTTCCCGGCGGGCTCCTCGCTCCTCGAGCTGGGAGGAGGGACGGGAGAGGACGCCCTCTACCTCGCGGAACGCGATTACCGCGTCTGCCTGACCGACGGAGCGCCGGCGATGGTCGAGCGCGCCCGGGCGAAGGTCGAGCGCGCGGGAGCCGGGGACCGCGTGGCGGTGGAGCGCGTCGCCCTCGAGGAGCTCGGCGCCTTCGCGGACTCCCGCGAGAGCTCCGCCGCACCCCTCTTCGAAGGGGGGTACTCGAATTTCGCCGCCTTCAACTGCGTGGAGGAGCTGCGAGAGCCTGCCCGGGCCCTGGCACGGCTCCTGGCGCCGCGGGCGCCGCTCCTCCTCGTCGTGTTCGGACCCTTCAGCCCGGGAGAGATGGTGGTGCTCGCCGCGCGCGGGGACGTCCGCGGCGCTTTCCGCCGGCTCTCGCGCTGCGGCGTGCCGGCGAAGGTCGGCGGACACGCGTTCCGGGTGGCTTACCCGTCGCCCGCCGCGTTCTCCCGCGCCTTCGAACCCTGGTTCACCCTCCGGCGCACGGTCGGGATCGGCGTCTTCGTTCCCCCCAGCTCCGCCGAGCCCTGGATCTCGCGCCACCCGCACCTCCTCGCGCTCCTCGAGCGTCTCGACCGTCTCGCCGGCAGGCCGCTCGCGCTTCTCGGCGACCACGTCCTCGTCGCCCTCGAACGGACGGGAGAGCCGATA